The Ignavibacteria bacterium genomic interval TCAGGATTCGTACGAAGGTCGTTCTTCCAGCTATACCATTCATTAGGCTGCGAAGTGAATTTGCGAGGCAGGTCTTTAGTTGAAGCATGAGTAGAGTCTTCGACCTTAAGAATTGCCGAAGTAGGCCTCCATGTATTGCCCTTATACTCTCCGGAGCCCAAAAACTTATTATGGTACCAGTCCCAGTCCTCAGGGAAAGAAGAGGGGGTAAGAGCAAAAGCGGCAAAATGGAAGCCGATCCAGGCACCGCCGTTTTCCATATACTTCTGAAAAGCAATTCTTTGCGCGGCGGAGTCGGGACGCGTATCTAAGAATATTACAACCTGGTAATTAGAAAGAAACTTTTCATTAAGGTTGTTCCAGTTGTTTGTTGAGTCGTAAGTGAAATTATACTTTAAGGCTTGAGAAGAAAGCCACCTGTTGGCCTCATGCACAAAACTTACATGAGCCTGGTCATTTTTGCCGGTAAAAAAGCCGATCACGCTGAATTTTGAGGAATGCTTTTCAATTTGTTTCTGCTGTGCCGCG includes:
- a CDS encoding ThuA domain-containing protein, coding for MPGLTARNFICSALLIAFCLLSPVFIGTGAAQQKQIEKHSSKFSVIGFFTGKNDQAHVSFVHEANRWLSSQALKYNFTYDSTNNWNNLNEKFLSNYQVVIFLDTRPDSAAQRIAFQKYMENGGAWIGFHFAAFALTPSSFPEDWDWYHNKFLGSGEYKGNTWRPTSAILKVEDSTHASTKDLPRKFTSQPNEWYSWKNDLRTNPDIKILLSIDSASFPLGTGPKLYEIWHSGYYPVVWTNIHYRMIYINMGHNDIDYEHNSSKELSFTFQNDAQNKLIINSLLWLGRRSSDGNGNG